In Phaeobacter inhibens DSM 16374, the following proteins share a genomic window:
- a CDS encoding NAD(P)-dependent oxidoreductase, whose translation MKVGFIGLGNVGGKLSGSLLRNGIDLSVYDLNEALVAKAAEVGATAANDPAELMRNCDAVITCLPSPAASDQVMQQMLPEIGPGKIWMEMSTTDEAEVKRLGAMVEQAGGTAVDCPVSGGCHRADTGNISIFAGCDRETFERIAPLLKTMGRRILHTGPIGSASVLKVITNYLATANLLTCCEALVTAKAAGMDLNTAYEAIKISSGTSFVHETESQVILNGSRDISFTMDLVSKDIGLFQAVADRHNVPLEINPLMIKIFKDGEERFGSRELSPNIIRRLEEATGLEITAPGFPPEMTDDEPEEPGYEVIPTGRDGSPAR comes from the coding sequence ATGAAAGTAGGATTTATCGGTCTGGGAAACGTTGGCGGCAAGCTGAGTGGTAGCCTGCTGCGAAACGGCATTGATCTCAGCGTTTATGACTTGAATGAAGCGCTGGTTGCCAAGGCAGCGGAGGTCGGCGCTACAGCAGCAAATGACCCGGCAGAGTTGATGCGCAATTGCGACGCGGTGATCACCTGTCTGCCATCGCCCGCGGCCTCCGATCAGGTCATGCAACAGATGCTGCCGGAGATTGGCCCCGGCAAGATCTGGATGGAGATGTCCACCACAGATGAGGCCGAGGTCAAACGCCTTGGCGCCATGGTCGAACAGGCGGGTGGAACCGCGGTAGACTGCCCCGTATCCGGTGGTTGCCACCGGGCTGACACCGGCAATATCTCGATCTTCGCCGGCTGCGACCGTGAGACCTTTGAGCGGATCGCGCCGCTGCTGAAAACCATGGGCCGGCGTATCCTGCATACAGGGCCAATCGGCTCAGCTTCGGTCCTGAAGGTCATCACCAACTACCTGGCAACCGCCAATCTTCTGACCTGCTGTGAGGCCTTGGTGACCGCAAAAGCCGCCGGCATGGATCTCAATACCGCCTATGAAGCAATCAAGATCTCCTCCGGCACCTCATTTGTACATGAGACTGAAAGCCAAGTTATCTTGAACGGATCCCGCGACATCTCCTTCACTATGGACCTTGTGTCCAAGGACATTGGTCTGTTCCAAGCCGTCGCTGATCGCCACAACGTTCCGTTGGAGATCAACCCCTTGATGATCAAGATCTTCAAAGATGGTGAAGAGCGATTTGGCAGCCGTGAACTATCACCAAACATTATCAGACGGCTGGAAGAAGCCACTGGTCTGGAGATCACTGCACCCGGTTTCCCACCTGAAATGACCGATGATGAGCCTGAGGAACCCGGCTACGAGGTCATCCCCACCGGTCGCGATGGCAGCCCTGCCCGATAG
- a CDS encoding IclR family transcriptional regulator — protein sequence MQDRQILILEAVASSASPVSASELARMTATPRASLYRHIAALLECGFLEETETGSRYVLGLRFVKIALTGKSDTHVINAVSAVLQRVVKDLGETAFLARYRGGRVDLIHTQVPADPSVPYIYPGLGVRPVHACSSAKAIAAFLAPELQEDLIDTLPMRFTDKTRTDPDQIAHELQQVRRYGYATCDGEIDIGVTSVAVPIIVDRLGAIFSMGVVGPTSRITPAIQPRILPILTKQAVHAAAAIQHCSVVEAETTNANSLAAAKERASQQH from the coding sequence ATGCAGGACCGACAGATCCTTATTCTGGAAGCAGTAGCCTCCTCTGCCTCACCGGTAAGCGCAAGCGAACTGGCCCGGATGACAGCGACCCCCCGTGCCAGCCTTTATCGCCATATCGCAGCACTGCTCGAATGCGGTTTTCTGGAGGAGACCGAGACCGGCAGCCGGTATGTTCTGGGACTGCGGTTCGTCAAAATCGCGCTGACAGGAAAATCCGACACTCATGTCATCAACGCGGTCTCAGCCGTATTGCAACGAGTGGTGAAGGATCTGGGCGAGACCGCGTTTCTGGCGCGCTATCGCGGCGGTCGCGTTGATCTGATTCACACGCAGGTTCCGGCCGATCCCTCGGTTCCCTATATCTATCCAGGGTTAGGGGTCCGCCCGGTTCATGCCTGTTCTTCGGCCAAGGCAATTGCCGCCTTCCTCGCGCCGGAGCTTCAGGAAGACCTGATTGACACGTTGCCAATGCGCTTTACCGACAAGACACGCACCGACCCGGACCAGATTGCCCACGAGTTGCAGCAGGTGCGTCGCTATGGCTATGCCACCTGCGATGGTGAGATTGACATCGGGGTCACCAGTGTTGCAGTGCCGATCATTGTCGACCGGCTCGGCGCCATTTTCTCTATGGGTGTGGTGGGCCCAACCAGCCGTATCACACCTGCCATTCAGCCCAGAATTTTACCCATTCTAACAAAACAAGCCGTTCATGCCGCCGCGGCCATTCAACATTGCTCGGTCGTTGAGGCGGAAACCACCAATGCCAATTCACTGGCGGCTGCAAAGGAAAGGGCCAGCCAACAACACTGA
- a CDS encoding selenium-binding protein SBP56-related protein, with translation MNRREFGGLSAAALAMAAPFRAFADETCQSPYMPKITGQEEFVYVWTLGVEGMGDEQDKMVTVDLRPDSPTRGEVIHSLSVGGRNEAHHGGFSADRRYFWTGGLDTNRIFIFDIHSDPAAPKLHKVIETFVTDSGGVVGPHTFFALPGSMMITGLSNQDDHGGRTALVEYNDDGDYVATYWMPTADDMQGAVAVDGAVADGYGYDIRALIRKNVMLTSSFTGWSNYMMDFGQMLQDAEAMKRFGNSMVLWDLHTRQPRKVFNVPGAPLEVRFPWGPNANYAFSTTALTSQLWLIYEDDDGEWQAKSVADIGNPEDIPLPVDISIAADDQTLWVNSFMDGKTRLFDISDPHNPAQIYEKTIDRQVNMVSQSWDGKRVYFSSSLLANWDKKGDDDVQYLRAYNWDGKELVEDFNIDFYAAGLGRAHIMRFGSAALYSA, from the coding sequence ATGAACAGAAGAGAATTTGGCGGGTTATCCGCCGCCGCGCTGGCCATGGCAGCGCCGTTTCGCGCCTTTGCCGATGAGACCTGTCAGTCCCCTTACATGCCCAAGATTACGGGTCAGGAAGAATTCGTCTACGTCTGGACCCTCGGAGTGGAGGGGATGGGAGACGAGCAGGATAAAATGGTAACAGTTGACCTGCGTCCCGACTCCCCAACCCGCGGAGAGGTCATACACAGCCTGTCGGTTGGTGGCCGAAATGAGGCCCATCATGGCGGCTTCTCCGCAGACCGTCGGTATTTCTGGACTGGCGGGCTTGATACCAATCGCATCTTCATCTTCGACATTCACAGCGACCCAGCAGCCCCCAAGCTGCATAAGGTGATTGAGACCTTCGTCACCGATTCCGGCGGTGTGGTTGGCCCCCACACGTTTTTTGCCCTGCCCGGCAGCATGATGATCACCGGGCTCAGCAATCAGGACGACCACGGCGGCCGAACGGCATTGGTCGAATACAATGATGACGGGGACTATGTCGCCACCTATTGGATGCCCACCGCCGATGACATGCAAGGGGCCGTCGCGGTGGATGGCGCGGTTGCGGATGGTTACGGCTATGACATTCGCGCCCTGATCCGCAAGAATGTGATGCTCACCTCCTCTTTCACGGGGTGGTCAAACTACATGATGGATTTCGGGCAGATGCTGCAGGACGCTGAGGCGATGAAACGCTTTGGCAACAGCATGGTGCTCTGGGATCTGCACACCCGTCAGCCCCGCAAGGTCTTCAACGTGCCCGGCGCGCCGCTCGAAGTGCGATTCCCTTGGGGGCCAAATGCCAATTATGCTTTCTCGACCACCGCACTCACCTCGCAGCTCTGGCTGATCTATGAGGATGACGATGGCGAATGGCAGGCCAAATCGGTGGCAGATATCGGCAATCCCGAAGACATCCCACTGCCCGTCGACATCTCCATCGCCGCCGATGATCAGACGCTTTGGGTCAATTCCTTCATGGATGGAAAGACCCGGCTGTTTGATATCTCCGACCCGCACAACCCGGCGCAGATCTATGAGAAAACCATTGATCGACAGGTCAATATGGTCAGTCAGAGCTGGGACGGCAAACGGGTCTATTTCTCCTCTTCCTTGCTCGCCAATTGGGACAAGAAGGGCGATGACGATGTGCAGTACCTGAGAGCTTACAACTGGGACGGCAAAGAGTTGGTCGAGGATTTCAACATCGACTTCTATGCCGCAGGCCTGGGTCGCGCGCATATTATGCGCTTTGGCAGCGCCGCGCTCTATTCCGCTTAA
- a CDS encoding LacI family DNA-binding transcriptional regulator, giving the protein MSHPFPIKDIARQSGLSTATVDRVLNERANVSPRSRARVSAAIAELEGQEQQLSARGRRLHFDVVVEAPERFSREIRHATEAVLPSIGPAVIHTRYSFRQIMSAPDCIARLRQIVKRGSHGVVLKVRDLPEINAMVAELDGKGIPVVCVFTDLPGSVRRAYCGPDNYAAGQSAAYMIDKCLPGSPSPGATILTTLSQLAFHGEAQRRRGFLRLMSNRRPDLRLMTVEAGAGLALETRALLQEKLSAPDIGPILGVYSMGGANRAILELLKSHGQVPRAYIAHDLDSENRTLLRQGNITVALQHDIASDMRNAFLSLLYANQILKAPPVATQSRISMVTPFDCAEN; this is encoded by the coding sequence ATGAGTCATCCTTTCCCGATCAAGGATATCGCCCGACAATCCGGGCTCAGCACGGCAACTGTGGACCGTGTCCTGAACGAACGCGCCAATGTCAGTCCCCGCAGCCGGGCCCGTGTTAGCGCAGCCATCGCCGAACTGGAGGGGCAGGAACAACAACTCTCAGCACGCGGGCGGCGGCTTCATTTCGACGTCGTGGTGGAAGCGCCTGAACGGTTCAGCCGGGAAATTCGGCACGCGACTGAGGCCGTCCTGCCATCTATTGGTCCGGCGGTGATCCACACCCGCTATAGTTTTCGCCAGATCATGTCCGCGCCAGACTGCATCGCCCGGCTGCGGCAGATCGTCAAGCGTGGCAGTCACGGGGTCGTGTTGAAGGTACGGGATTTGCCTGAGATCAACGCGATGGTCGCGGAATTAGACGGCAAGGGCATTCCGGTTGTCTGCGTCTTTACGGACCTGCCCGGAAGTGTTCGCCGCGCCTATTGCGGCCCGGACAACTACGCCGCGGGCCAGTCGGCAGCCTATATGATCGACAAATGTCTGCCGGGAAGTCCATCGCCCGGGGCAACCATCCTCACCACGCTCAGCCAATTGGCGTTTCACGGCGAGGCCCAAAGGCGACGCGGCTTCCTCAGGCTGATGTCAAACCGCCGCCCAGATCTGCGGCTGATGACGGTTGAGGCCGGGGCCGGGCTTGCACTTGAAACCAGAGCGTTGCTGCAGGAGAAACTGTCCGCTCCGGACATTGGGCCGATACTGGGCGTCTATTCCATGGGCGGGGCCAATCGCGCCATATTGGAACTGCTGAAGAGTCATGGTCAGGTCCCCCGCGCCTATATCGCCCATGATCTGGATAGTGAGAACAGAACACTGTTGCGGCAGGGAAATATCACCGTCGCCTTGCAGCACGACATTGCCAGCGACATGCGCAATGCCTTCCTCAGCCTGCTCTACGCCAACCAGATCCTGAAGGCACCGCCCGTCGCGACTCAGAGCCGAATTTCCATGGTCACACCCTTTGACTGCGCTGAAAACTGA